A window from Rhea pennata isolate bPtePen1 chromosome 1, bPtePen1.pri, whole genome shotgun sequence encodes these proteins:
- the LOC134138718 gene encoding zinc finger protein 436-like isoform X2: MDQGEEHSHEALEEMHADGEPGPLPGDHVSADQQDFLAAVSRGEEGSGGSHASQHGSSEAQIGGCEKEEEMAKPPCSDGSLVKRQEKGQAAATRRAPRTERPTICSECGKGFSRSIHLIQHQRMHTGERPFLCGECGKGFSQSSHLIQHRRVHTGQKPYTCAECGKSFSQSSNLLKHQRIHTGLKPYVCGECGKIFSDSSTCIKHQRMHTGSLLIGIGD, translated from the exons ATGGACCAAGGAGAAGAACACAGTCATGAGGCCTTGGAGGAGATGCATGCAG ATGGTGAGCCAGGTCCCCTTCCAGGAGATCATGTGAGTGCAGATCAGCAGGACTTTTTGGCAGCTGTGTCCAGAGGAGAGGAGGGCTCAGGCGGTAGCCATGCAAGTCAGCACGGTTCCTCAGAGGCACAGATTGGTGGCtgtgagaaggaggaagagatggCTAAGCCACCTTGCTCTGATGGCAGCCTTGTGAAAAGACAGGAGAAAGGGCAAGCAGCAGCCACACGGCGAGCTCCTCGCACAGAGCGGCCCACCATCTGCTCTGAGTGTGGCAAGGGCTTCAGTCGGAGCATCCACCTCATCCAGCACCAGCGCATGCACACTGGGGAGCGCCCATTCCTCTGTGGGGAGTGCGGCAAGGGCTTCAGCCAGAGCTCCCATCTCATCCAGCACCGGCGGGTCCACACGGGCCAAAAACCCTACACATGTGCTGAGTGTGGAAAGAGCTTCAGCCAGAGCTCCAACCTCCTTAAGCACCAGCGCATCCACACTGGGCTCAAACCTTACGTGTGTGGCGAGTGTGGGAAAATCTTCAGTGACAGTTCCACCTGCATCAAACATCAACGTATGCACACAG GCAGCCTATTGATTGGCATTGGTGATTGA
- the LOC134138718 gene encoding zinc finger protein 501-like isoform X1, producing MDQGEEHSHEALEEMHADGEPGPLPGDHVSADQQDFLAAVSRGEEGSGGSHASQHGSSEAQIGGCEKEEEMAKPPCSDGSLVKRQEKGQAAATRRAPRTERPTICSECGKGFSRSIHLIQHQRMHTGERPFLCGECGKGFSQSSHLIQHRRVHTGQKPYTCAECGKSFSQSSNLLKHQRIHTGLKPYVCGECGKIFSDSSTCIKHQRMHTGERPYKCPACGKSFSQRSHLLQHQRAHEGVRPYACEQCGKRFGQSSDLINHTRTHTGEKPYKCSQCGRGFSGNSNLIKHTRIHTGEQPYRCGQCGESFRFQPQLVRHQKHHTE from the exons ATGGACCAAGGAGAAGAACACAGTCATGAGGCCTTGGAGGAGATGCATGCAG ATGGTGAGCCAGGTCCCCTTCCAGGAGATCATGTGAGTGCAGATCAGCAGGACTTTTTGGCAGCTGTGTCCAGAGGAGAGGAGGGCTCAGGCGGTAGCCATGCAAGTCAGCACGGTTCCTCAGAGGCACAGATTGGTGGCtgtgagaaggaggaagagatggCTAAGCCACCTTGCTCTGATGGCAGCCTTGTGAAAAGACAGGAGAAAGGGCAAGCAGCAGCCACACGGCGAGCTCCTCGCACAGAGCGGCCCACCATCTGCTCTGAGTGTGGCAAGGGCTTCAGTCGGAGCATCCACCTCATCCAGCACCAGCGCATGCACACTGGGGAGCGCCCATTCCTCTGTGGGGAGTGCGGCAAGGGCTTCAGCCAGAGCTCCCATCTCATCCAGCACCGGCGGGTCCACACGGGCCAAAAACCCTACACATGTGCTGAGTGTGGAAAGAGCTTCAGCCAGAGCTCCAACCTCCTTAAGCACCAGCGCATCCACACTGGGCTCAAACCTTACGTGTGTGGCGAGTGTGGGAAAATCTTCAGTGACAGTTCCACCTGCATCAAACATCAACGTATGCACACAGGTGAGCGGCCCTACAAGTGTCCAGCCTGTGGGAAAAGCTTCAGCCAACGCTCCCACCTCCTCCAGCACCAGCGAGCACACGAGGGGGTTCGGCCCTATGCTTGTGAGCAGTGTGGCAAACGTTTTGGGCAGAGCTCTGACCTTATCAACCACACTCGCACCCACACTGGTGAGAAGCCTTACAAATGCAGTCAGTGCGGCCGGGGCTTCAGCGGCAACTCCAACCTCATCAAGCACACCCGCATCCATACTGGTGAGCAGCCGTACCGCTGCGGCCAGTGTGGAGAAAGCTTTCGTTTCCAGCCCCAGCTGGTGCGCCACCAGAAGCACCATACAGAGTAA